GCCCACCGGCCCGTTTCTGGACCAGAGCGGCACCGACCTCAACAACAACGGCGGCACCGTGCTGCTCAACTCGGCCGGCCGCTACACGGGGCCCGGCCACACCGGCATTTTCGAGGAAAACGGTACGTCCTATTTCTCGCACCATTACTACGACTCTTACGACAACGGCGCCCCCAAGCTCGGCCTCGCCAAGCTCACCTGGGACGCGGCGGGCTGGCCCGTGGTGAGCCGCGACTGGCTGGCCCCGGCCACCGGGGCGGGCGCTGCCGGCCGCTACACTATTGCCACCTCTTCGGCCGCCAACAGCCTGGTGTGGCAGTCGCAGGGCTGCACCGGCGCGGTCGGCCAGGGCATTACGCAGGACACCCGCACGGGCAGCGCCTGCCAGCAGTGGGACTTCACGGCGCTGGGCAATGGCGACTACAAAATCACCAGCGCGCTGGGCGGCCTGGCCGCCAGCGTAGCCAGCTGCTCCGATGCCAACTTCGCGCTGCTGCAGCTTGGGGCTTACGCCAGTCAGGATTGCCAGCAGTTTCACCTGGACCGGGCCAGCGATGGCAGCCTGGTGTTTGCGACGCTGAATAGCAACCGCGTGGTGGAAGTGCCCTACGCCTCCACCGCGGCCGGTGCGCAGCTGGGCATCTTCGACTACAACGGCTGCACCTGCCAGCACTGGTTCCTGACGGCGGCCACGAGCGTTACAGCCACTACGCCCGCTACGGCCCTGACGGGCCTGAGCATTTACCCCATCCCGGCGGAGCGGGGCACCTTCACGCTCGACCTGAGCGCGCGGAAAGCGACGGAAGCCGTGACGGTGGAAGTCCTCGACCTGCAGGGCCGCTCGGTGTATCGGCAAGTAATTGCGCACCCGCAGGCCCGGCAGGCCGTAGCGCCGGCCTTGTGGCCGGGGCTGTTTCTGGTGCAGGTGCGCCAGGGAACGGCATTGTTTACCCAGAAGCTGACTGTGTTGTAACCTTGCTTTTGCTTTTGCCAAAATCCCACTCAACCCACTGTTCCCCCAGCTCAATTTTATGACCCATTCCTTTCGTGCCGTGCGTTTGGCCGTACCCTTCTCCAGCCTGCTGTTGCTGGCCGCCTGCGGCTCCAATAAATCCGCCGACCAAACTTCGGCATCGTCGCCCGCCGCTGCCGATTCCACCCAAACGAAATCTACCGCCATGCCCACCTCCGCATCCTTTGGCAAAACCAACGATGGCACCGAAGTGCAGCTTTTTACCCTCACCAACGCCAGCGGGGCTAAGGCCACCATTACCAATTTTGGCGGCACGCTCACCAGCCTCATCGTGCCCGACAAAAACGGCAAGATGGGCGACGTCATCCTCGGCTTCGACAACGTGAGCGGCTACCAGAGCCCCGAGTTCCTGAAGTCCGGCCCGTACTTCGGCGCTCTGATTGGGCGCTACGGCAACCGCATCAAAGGCGGCAAATTCGCCCTCGACGGCAAGACTTATACTCTGGCTACAAACAATGGCCCTAACACCCTGCACGGCGGCAAAGTGGGCTTCGACAAGGTGGTGTGGAAGGCCGAGCCTGGCACCTCGGCCGACGGCCAAACCCTGAAATTGAGCTACCTGAGCAAGGACGGCGAAGAAGGCTACCCCGGCAACCTGAACGTGGCAGTGGTGTACACCCTCACCAACGACAACGCCCTCAAAATCGACTACACGGCCACAACCGATAAGGCCACGCCCATCAACCTGACCAACCACGCCTACTTCAACCTGAACCACGGCGCCGGCAAGGACATTCTGGGTCACGAAGTAACCATCCCCGCCGACCGCTACACCGTGGTTGACGCCACCCTGATTCCGACCGGTGAGCTGCGCCCCGTGAAGGGCACGCCCTTCGACTTCACCACGCCCCACGCCATCGGCGAGCGCATCGCGCAGGTGCCCGGCGGCTATGACCACAACTGGGTGCTGAACAACGCCGCCACGCCGCAACACGCGGCCGCCACGGTGTATGAGCCCATCACCGGCCGCACGATGGAAGTGACCACCGACGAGCCCGGTATCCAGTTCTACACCGGCAACTTCCTCGACGGTACCCTCAAGGGCAAAGGCGGCACCGTGTACGGCAAGCACGCCGGCTTCTGCCTCGAAACCCAGCACTTCCCCGACTCGCCCAACCAGCCCAAGTTCCCCAGCACGGTGCTTAAGCCGGGCGAGACTTTCCACTCCGTGAGCACCTACAAGTTTGGCGTCCGGAAATAGGGAAGTAGCAAGCCTATAGAAATATAAGCCCGTCATGCCGAGCGTAGCCGAGGCATCTCGCGTGCAGCAGTAATCAAGCTAGCTCAACGAAGCGGGCGAGATGCTTCGGCTACACTCAGCATGACAGCCGAAAACTGAAACTTATCTATCAATTACTGTGGAACAACAAGCTGCCACTCCCGCCTACGTCATCGGCGTTGACTACGGCACGGACTCGGTGCGCGCCGTGCTTATCGATGCCCGCACGGGCGCCGAAAAGGCCCAGGCCGTGCACCACTACGCGCGCTGGAAAACCCTGCAATACTGCAACCCCGCCCGCAACCAGTTTCGCCAGCACCCGCTCGACTACATCGAAGGGCTGGAGGCCGTGGTGCGCCGCGTGGCCCAGCAAGTGCCCGCTGCCGACATTCGGGGCCTGGCCGTGGATACCACTGGCTCAACTCCGGGCCCAGTAAACGCGCAGGGCGTGGCCCTGGGCTTGCTGCCTGAGTTTGCCGAAAACCCCAACGCCCAGTTCGTGCTCTGGAAAGACCACACCGCCCTGGACGAGGCCGCCGAAATCAACCACAAAGCCCGCACCTGGGGCGGCGAGGATTACACCAAGTTTGAAGGCGGCATCTACTCCTCGGAGTGGTTCTGGGCTAAAATCATGCACGTGCTGCGCGAAGACTCCGCCGTGGCCCAAGCCGCCCACTCCTGGATGGAGCACTGCGACTGGATAACGCTGCTGCTCACCGGCGGCGACCTGGCCAGCTTCAAGCGCAGCCGCTGCGCCGCCGGCCACAAGGCCATGTGGCACGAGAGCTGGGGCGGCCTGCCCGCCGAAGAGTTTCTCACGCACCTCGAGCCCAAGCTGGCCGGCCTACGCGCCCGCCTCTTCACCGAAACCTACACCGCCGACGAAGTAGCCGGACGCCTCTCCCAAGAGTGGGCCCAGCGCCTGGGCCTGACCACCGACACCGTGGTGGCCGTGGGCTCGTTCGATGCGCACGCCGGCGCGGTGGCGGGCGAGATTGAAGCCTACTCGATGGTGAAGGTGATGGGCACTAGCACCTGCGACATCGTGGTAGCGCCGACCGCCGAAGTGGGCAGCCACCTTGTGGCCGGCATCTGCGGGCAGGTGGATGGCTCCGTGATTCCGGGCATGCTGGGCCTGGAGGCCGGGCAGTCGGCCTTTGGCGACTTGCTGGCCTGGTTCCGCCAGATTCTGGAGTGGCCCCTGCACAACGTGTTGAGCAGCTCCAAGGTGCTCACGCCGGAGCTGCAAGCCGCCCTGCGCGATGAAATGAGTGATACGCTGCTCGTGCAGCTGAGCGCGGCCGCCGCGGCTGTCGACCCGGCCGAATCGCATGTGCTGGCTCTGGACTGGGTGAACGGCCGCCGCACGCCCGACGCCAACCAAGCCCTGAAAGGCGCCATCATGAACCTGACCATGGGCAGCGGCGCCCCCCAGATTTTCCGGGCGCTGGTGGAGGCCATCTGCTACGGCTCCAAGCAAATCGTGGAACGGTTCGAGCAGGAAGGTATTGCCATCAAGCAGGTTATCGGCATTGGCGGCGTGGCCAAGAAGTCGCAGTTTGTGATGCAGACTCTGGCCGACGTGCTCAACCGGCCCATCAAAATCGCGGTGTCGGAGCAGGCGCCGGCCTTGGGCTCGGCCATGTACGCGGCCGTGGCGGCCGGCATCTACCCCGACGTGCTCACGGCCCAGAAAGCCATGGGCAGCGGCTTTGCCGAAACCTACGAGCCCAACCCCGCCCGCGTGGCCGACTACCAGTCCCGCTACCAGCAATACCAAGCCTTTGGGCAGTTTGTGGAAGCCGCCACCCTGGGCCAGTCCGAGCCGGTAATGGAACCCGAAACGCCCGCCATCACCACCGCATGAGCCAGTACCAAGACCTGAAACAGGCGTGCTACGACGCCAACATGCAGCTGCCCAAGCTTGGGCTGGTGCTCTTCACCTTCGGCAACGCCAGCGTGGTCGACCGGGAGCGGGGCGTGTTTGCTATCAAGCCCAGCGGCGTGCCCTACGACACGCTCAAGGCCGAGGACATTGTCATTCTCGACTTCGCCAACAACGTGCTGGAAGGGGAGAGGCGGCCTTCGTCAGATACCAAAACCCACGCCGTGCTCTACAGCCACTGGGAGCACATTGGCGGCATCGTGCACACGCACAGCACTTACGCCACGTCGTGGGCGCAGGCTCAACTCGATATTCCGATTCTGGGCACCACCCACGCCGACCACCTCACCGCCGACATTCCCTGCGCCCCGCCCATGGACGACGCCATGATAGCCGGCGACTACGAGCACCAAACCGGCTGGCAAATCCTCAACGAGTTCCAGCGCCGCGGCCTCTCGCCTTCGGAAGTGGAAATGGTGCTGCTGGCCAACCATGCGCCCTTTACCTGGGGCAAAACCGTGGAGAAGGCCGTGTACAATAGTGCAGTACTCGAAGAAGTAGCCCGCATGGCTTACCTCAGCTGCACGCTGCGCCCCAACGTGCCGCGCCTGAAAGATGCCCTCATTCGCAAGCACTACGAGCGCAAGCACGGCGTGAATTCCTACTACGGCCAGTCGTGATGTAGCGCGGACTTTTAGTCCGCGCCGGAACAACACCTAATGATTTAGGCGCGGACTAAAAGTCCGCGCTACTTTTTGACCAACTTAGATTAACGATTGTGTAAGCTTCGGCTTCCCCTAATTCCACCCCAATCCATGATTGATATTTCGCATTACGAAGCCTGGTTCATCACCGGCAGCCAGCATCTCTACGGCCCCGAAACCCTCGAGCAAGTAGCCCAACACTCGCAGCAGATTGCCGCCGAGCTCGGTACCAAGCTGCCCATTAGGATTGTGTACAAGCCGGTGCTCACCGGCCCGCAGGAGATTTACAAACTCATGCAGGAGGCCAATACCACCGAAAACTGCGTGGGCCTGATTGCGTGGATGCACACCTTCTCGCCGGCCAAAATGTGGATAAATGGCCTGAAGATTCTGCAAAAGCCGCTGGCGCACCTGCACACCCAGTTCAACCGCGACATTCCGTGGGCCGACATCGACATGGACTTTATGAACACCAACCAATCGGCGCACGGCGACCGGGAGTTTGGCTTCATCGGCACGCGCATGCGGCTCAATCGCAAGGTAGTAGTAGGCCATTGGCAGAGCGAGGCGGTACATAACAGCCTCAGCATCTGGTCGCGCGTGGCCTCGGCCTGGTCCGACTGGCAGGGTGCCAAGTTCGTGCGCTTCGGCGACAACATGCGCTACGTAGCCGTGACCGAAGGCGACAAAGTGGAAGCCGAAATCAAATTTGGTTACTCGGTAAACACCTACGGCATCGGCGATTTGGTGGCGGTTATTAACCAGGTGAGCGACGAGCAGGTGAACGAGCTGCTGAGCACCTACGAGCAGGAATACGAGCTGAGCGACGAGCTGAAAGACGGCGGCGCGAAGCGCGACAGCTTGCGCGAAGCGGCCCGCATCGAAGCCGGCATGCGCAAGTTTCTGCAGGACACCGGCGCCAAAGGCTTCACCGACACCTTCGAGGACCTACACGGCATGGCCCAGCTGCCCGGCATCGCCACCCAGCGGCTCATGGCCGAGGGCTACGGCTTTGGCGGCGAGGGCGACTGGAAGACCTCGGCCCTGGTGCGCGCTATGAAGGTGATGGGCGCCGGCCTGCCCGGCGGCAACTCCTTCATGGAGGACTACACCTACCACTTTGCGCCTGGCAACGAGCAGGTGCTCGGCTCGCACATGCTCGAAATCTGCCCGACTATTTCGGAAGGCAAGGTGAAAGTGGAAGTGCACCCTCTGGGCATTGGCGGCAAGGCCGACCCGGCCCGCCTGGTGTTCAACTGCCCCGCCGGCCCGGCCCTGAACGCCACCATCGTGGACCTGGGCAACCGCTTCCGCATGATTGTGAACGAAGTGGAAGCCGTAGCGCCCGAGCAGGACCTGCCCAAGCTGCCCGTGGCCCGCGTGCTCTGGAAAGTGAAGCCCGACCTAGCCACCGGCGCAGCCGCCTGGATTCTGGCGGGCGGTGCCCACCACACCGGCTACAGCCAAAACCTGACCGCCGAATACCTGGAAGACTTCGCCGAAATGGCCGGCATCGAGTTCGTGATTATCGACGCCGACACCAAACTGCGCACCTTCAAAAACGAGCTGCGCTACAACGAGGTAGCCTTCCGCGGCTAAGCCGAACGAATTATAAAAAACGGTCATGCTGAGCGCAGCCGAAGCATCTCGCGTGCAGCAGTAATCCAGATAATTGCAACGAAACGAGCGAGATGCTTCGGCTGCGCTCAGCATGACAACCTGGTAGTCACTGACGCACAAATCAATTAATTCCCACCAACCATGACTTTCTCTAATTCCCGATTCTTGCTCAGCGCGGCGGGACTGGCCCTGGCCGGCTTGCTGCCGGGCCACGCCGCCCGTGCCCAAAGCGCCAGCCCGGCCACCCTCACCGTGCAGGTGCACAAGCCGGGCGCGGCCGTTTCCAAGAACATGTACGGCCTGTTTTTCGAGGACATCAACTTCGCGGCCGACGGCGGCTTGTACCCCGAGCTGGTGAAGAACAAGTCGTTTGAAACCGACGACCACCTCATCGGCTGGAAGGCCATTCGGGGCGCCGCCGGGCTGGAGAGCTACATCATCTCCAGCGACAAGCCCATCAGCAACAGCAACAACCACTTCCTGCGGATGAGCGCCCGGACAGTCGGTCCCGATGCCGGCTTCGTGAACGAAGGCTTCCGGGGCATGGGCGTAAAGCAGGGCGCCGAGTACACGTTTTCGATTTACGCACGTAAAGGCCCCGGCAGTGTGAGCGGCCTGAACGTGACGCTGGAAGAGACGCGCCGGCCGGGCCCGGGCCCCGAAACGCCGCCCTCGGGCCAGGCGTTAGCTCAAGCCCAGGTGATGGGACTCACCAATGATTGGAAGAAGTACACCGTGGTGATGACGCCTTCGGCCACGGCCTCCCACGCCCGGCTCAAGCTGACGCTGGAAGGCGCCGGCACCGTGGACCTCGACGTGGTATCGCTCTTTCCCAAAGACACTTGGATGAAGCGCGAAAACGGCCTGCGGCCCGACCTCGTGCAGCTGCTCAAGGACATGAAGCCCGGCTTCCTGCGCTTTCCCGGCGGCTGCATTGTGGAGGGTATTACCCTTGACAACCGCTACCAGTGGAAGGAAACCATTGGCGACGTGGCCTCACGCAAGCCCATGATAAACCGCTGGAACAAGGAGTTCAAGCACCGCTACACGCCCGACTATTACCAGTCGTTTGGCCTGGGCTTCTTCGAGTATTTCCAGCTGTCGGAAGACATTGGCGCCGAGCCGCTGCCAATTCTTAACGTGGGGATGGCCTGCCAGTTCAACTCGGCCGAGCTTGCGCCTATTACCAGCAGCGCGGCCAAGGGCCCGAACGCAGCCGGCCAGGGCGACGAGCCTACCCTGGATACATTCATTCAGGACGCCATCGACTTGATTGAGTTTGCCAACGGCCCGGCCAGCAGCCCCTGGGGCGCTAAGCGCGTGGCCATGGGCCACCCCGCGCCCTTCAACCTCAAGATGATTGGCATTGGCAACGAGCAGTGGGGCCCGCAGTACCTGGAGCGTTACGAGCCGTTTGCCAAGGCCGTGAAGGCCAAGTACCCGAACATGCAAATCGTGAGCAGCGCCGGCCCAGCGCCCGAAGGCGAGCTGTTCGACAAAGCCACACTGAAGCTGCGCGAGCTCAAGGCCGAGTTCATCGACGAGCACTACTACGCCAAGCCCGACTGGTTCCGCCAGAACGTGGGCCGCTACGACAACTACCCCCGCACCGGCCCCAAAATCTTCGCCGGCGAATATGCCGCCCAGAGCGTGGGCATCGCCAGCGAAAACAACAAGAACAACTGGGACTGCGCCATTTCCGAAGCCGCCTTCATGACCGGCCTGGAGCGCAACGCGGGCGTGGTGGCCATGGCCTCCTACGCGCCCATGCTGGCCCACGTAGATGCCTGGCAGTGGACGCCAAACATGATTTGGTTCGATAACCTGACCTGCTACGGCACGGTGAACTACTACGTGCAGAAGCTCTACGCCCTCAACAAAGGCACCAGCGTGCTGCCCGTGGAGCTGCCCGGCAATGCCAAAAACGGCACCGATAACCTTTTCGCCAGCGCCGTGGCCGATGCCCCCACTGGCGACGTCATCGTGAAGCTGGTGAACTACTCCACCACGCCCCGCGCCGTGAAAGTGAACCTGGCCGGGGCCAAGAAAGTGGGCAAAGCCGGCACCGCCTTCGTGATGGCCAGCGACGACCTGAACACCCAAAACAGCATTCAGGAGCCTAAGAAGCTCACGCCTAAAGAGGAGAAGTTCAGTGTATCCGGTTCCACGGTCAGCTACACGCTGGCGCCAAATTCCTTTACGGTGCTGCGCATTCCGGGCAAGAAGTAGGGGCGTAGAGTCCCGCTACCTAGCACGCTAAATGAACGTCATGCTGAGCGCAGTCGAAGCATCTCGCGTGTGGTGGTAATCCTTTCGATTGAACGATTGAATTACTGCCCCGAGCGAGATGCTTCGACTGCGCTCAGCATGACGGGCTGGTATTAAAATGGTTATAAGACGCAGCAAGTACCTATGAAACCAGCCCAACAACTGCTTGCATTGGCGGCTTTCGTAGGAAGCCTTGCTCCGGTGCAGGCCCAGAAAGCCCCCCCTAAAGCGGATTTCCACCAGTGGGCCGCAACACCGCCCATGGGCTGGAACAGCTGGGACTGCTACGGCCCCACCGTGACCGAAGCCGAGGTGAAAGCCAACGCCGACTACATGGCCAAAAACCTGAAAAGCAGCGGCTGGGAATACGTGGTGGTGGACATTCGCTGGTACGTGGGCAACGACACCGCCCACGGCTACAACGAGAAAAACCCCGAGTGGAACCTTGATGCCTACGGCCGCTTCATCCCGGCCGTGAACCGGTTTCCCTCGGCCGCGGGCGGCCAAGGCTTCCGGCCGCTGGCTGATTACCTGCACGCCAGGGGGCTGAAATTCGGCATTCACATCATGCGCGGCGTGCCGGTGGCGGCGGTGCAGCGCAAGCTGCCCATCCTCGGCACCAAGCTCACGGCCACCGACATCTACAGCAAAGAAGGCCAGGCCCGCTGGCTGCACGACATGTACACGGTGAAAGCCGGGCCCGGCGCGCAGGAATACTACGATTCGCTTTTCAAGCTTTACGCCTCGTGGGGGCTGGATTTTGTGAAAGTCGACGACCTGTCGGAGCCCTACCATAAGCCGGAAGTGGAGATGATTCGACGAGCCATCGACCGCTCGGGGCGCAAAATTGTGCTGAGCACTTCGCCGGGCGAAACACCCATTGCCGAAGCCAAGCACGTGGCCGCCAATGCCAACATGTGGCGCACCGTGGGTGACTTCTGGGACAGCTGGGAGCAGCTCAAGGAGCACTTCGACGTGTGCGAGCGGTGGGCGTCGCACATCGCGCCCGGCGCCTGGCCCGATGCCGACATGCTGCCGTTGGGCCGCCTGGGCATCCGCGCCGAGCGGGGCGATGACCGCATGACCCGCTTCACCCGCGACGAGCAATTCACCCTGATGACGCTGTGGAGCATCTTCCGCTCGCCGCTCATGTTCGGCGGCGACTTGCCCAGCAACGACGCCTTCACCCTGGGCTTGCTCACCAACCAAAACGTGCTGGCTGTGCACCGGCGTAGCACCCACAACCGCCAGCTGTTCCGCCGCGACAACCTAGTGGCCTGGACGGGCGACGACCCCGCTACCGGCGACAAATTCCTGGCCCTCTTCAATGTCCAGGACCAGGAACTGGCTCCCGAAACCGAAGCCGCCTGGGCCAGCGGCCCCATTACCCGCCAAACCGCGGGCCAAAGCAAAGCCGCCGACGTCGACATCACCGGCGCTACCAAATTGTACCTGAACGTGCGCAACGGCGGCGATGACATCGCCTGGGACCACGCCGACTGGCTCAACCCGGTGCTCAGCGGCAGCGGCAAAACCACGCCCCTAAGCACGCTGCCCTGGAAGTCGGCCACGGCCGGCTGGGGCAAGGCCACCGTCAACAAAAGCGTATCGGGCGCCAGCCTGATGGTGGGAGGGAAGCGGTACGAAACCGGCATCGGCACGCACGCCAACTCCATCATCGAGTACGACTTGCCGGCCGGCTACACGCGCTTCTCGGCCACCGTGGGCCTGGACCAGGCCGGCGCGGCGCAGAACACCGGCGGCACGCTCAGCTTTCTGGTATTTACCAAGAACCCCTACCGGCCCGCCCCCGCCGATTCGGTGCGCGTGCCAGTGACGCTGGCGGAACTTGGGCTGGCCAGCGGCGGTAGTATCCAAGACTTGTGGACGGATAAAAACCTGGGACCAATGACGGGCGATTTTGCGCCTTACGTCCGGCGGCACGGCGCTAAGCTGTACCGCATTGTGAAAGTCAAAAAGTAACTCTTAGAACCTTGTAGAGACGCGAAGCTTCGCGTCTCTACCCCGGATTCATAACTACGGACTGCCATGATATCTCCGAAAACTTTCCTGCTGGTGTTGGGCCTGAGCGGCGCGCTGCCCGCCCTGGCCCAACGCGCCGACTACCCCATTCAGGCCGTGCCGTTCACCAAGGTGAAGCTAACGGATAACTTCTGGCAGCCGCGGCTCAAAACGAATACTACCGTCACCATTCCGGCCTCGTTCCAGCGCTGCGAAGCCACGAATCGGGTAAAGAATTTCGAGATGGCGGCAGCGCATTCGGGCAAATTCGCCACCACATTTCCCTTTGACGACACCGACATTTACAAGACGCTGGAAGGGGCGGCGTACTCGCTTAGCCTGTGCCCGGACAAGGAGTTATCGGCCTACATGGATGCGCTGATTGCCAAAGTCGGGGCGGCCCAGGAGCCCGACGGCTACCTCTACACGGCCCGCACCATCGACCCGGCCCACCCGCACGCCTGGGCCGGCCAGGAACGGTGGGAAAAGGAGCGCGAGTTGAGCCACGAGCTCTACAACTCCGGCCACCTCTACGAAGCGGCCGTGGCCCACTACCAGGCCACTGGCAAGAAAACCCTGCTCAACATCGCCCTGAAAAACGCCGACCTCGTGTGCTCGGTATTTGGCCCCGGCAAGCGCGTGGTGGCGCCCGGCCACGAAATCGCGGAAATGGGCCTCGTGAAGCTCTACCGTGTAACCGGCAAGCCCGAATACCTGCAAACGGCCAAGTTTTTCCTTGATGCGCGCGGCCAGCACAAGGGCTACGACCCCAAGAGCCCAGACCCCTTCCGCAACGGCCAGTACTGGCAGGACGACAAGCCCGTGGTGGCCCAAAAAGAAGCCGAAGGCCACGCCGTGCGCGCCGAATACCTGTACTCGGCCATGGCCGATGTGGCCGCCCTCACCGGCGACAAGCAGCTGCTGGCTGCCGTGGATACCATCTGGCAGAACATGGTGAGCAAGAAGTTCTACGTGACTGGCGGCACCGGCGCGGTGCCCGGCGGCGAGCGGTTTGGCCAGAACTACGAGCTGCCCAACGCCACGGCCTACAACGAAACCTGCGCCTCGGTGGCCGACATCTACTGGAACCAGCGCATGTTCCAGCTGCACGGCGAGGCCAAGTACGCCGACATCATCGAGAAGGTGCTCTACAACGGCCTGCTCTCGGGCGTGGGGCTCGACGGCAAATCGTTCTTCTACTCCAACGCCATGCAGATTAAAAACAGCGCCAGCTTTGCCCAGACCGAGCCGGCGCGGGCGGGCTGGTTTGAGTGCTCGTGCTGCCCCACCAACCTGGCGCGGCTGTTTCCCGCGCTGCCGGGTTACGTGTACGGGCAGAAAGACCGGGACATTTACGTAAACCTCTTCGTGAGCGGCAGCACCGATTTGGCCGTGAAAAACAAGGCCGTACGTCTCACCCAGCAGAACAATTACCCCTGGAGCGGCGACCTGAAATTCACCGTGAATCAGGCTTCGACTTCGGATTTTAACCTGCTGGTGCGTATTCCGGGTTGGGCGCGCAACGAGGCTATGCCGTCGGATTTGTACCGGTTTGCCCAGCCTTCTGACGCGAAGGTGACCGTTCGGGTAAATGGCAAGGCCGTGGAATATCAGCTGAAAAACGGCTACGCCGTCCTGGCCCGCAAGTGGAAGAAAGACGACGTAGTAGACGTGCGCCTGCCCATGGACGTGCGCACCGTGGTGGCCCACCCCAACGTGCGCGACAACGTGGGCAAAGTTGCCCTGCAGCGCGGCCCGGTCATGTACTGCGCCGAGTGGAAGGACAACGAAGGCAAAGCCAGCAACATCATCGTGCCCGCCGGCACCACCTTCACTACCGTCGAAAAACCCGACCTGCTGAACGGCATCACGGCGCTCACGGCCACCGTGCCCGTGGTGAAAGTCGATGCCGCCACCAACACCATCAGCACCGTGCGCCAGACCCTAACGGCCATCCCGTACTACGCCTGGGCCAACCGTGGCAAGGGCGAAATGATGGTCTGGTTTCCGCAGCGCGTGACCGACGTGGACCTGGTGACCCGCCAAGCCGAAGAAGTGACGCACGCCAAGTAGGTCAGCTTCTACAAGTGACTGTGTGTTAGAATAATTAGAATAGCAAAAAAGGCCGTCATGCCGAGCGCAGCCGAGGCATCTCGCGTGGGGTAGTA
This region of Hymenobacter sedentarius genomic DNA includes:
- a CDS encoding family 43 glycosylhydrolase; the protein is MPRSGGRWLRVGALLLLLLGWAGPQAQALQGPIGAHDPSTIVKDGNKYWVFATGQGIYSMYSTDLVKWTPGPRTVFVNNAYPGWINTKVPGFQGNFWAPECVFMNGKFYLYYSCSTFGSKVSAIGLATNVTLDPTSPNYNWVDEGEVISTNANSTVNAIDPAVFKDTNNDVWFTYGSFFGGIRITQLNAATGKPLGGTSYAVANGGVEAAYLKKHDNFYYLFINRGACCNGINSTYHILVGRSASPTGPFLDQSGTDLNNNGGTVLLNSAGRYTGPGHTGIFEENGTSYFSHHYYDSYDNGAPKLGLAKLTWDAAGWPVVSRDWLAPATGAGAAGRYTIATSSAANSLVWQSQGCTGAVGQGITQDTRTGSACQQWDFTALGNGDYKITSALGGLAASVASCSDANFALLQLGAYASQDCQQFHLDRASDGSLVFATLNSNRVVEVPYASTAAGAQLGIFDYNGCTCQHWFLTAATSVTATTPATALTGLSIYPIPAERGTFTLDLSARKATEAVTVEVLDLQGRSVYRQVIAHPQARQAVAPALWPGLFLVQVRQGTALFTQKLTVL
- a CDS encoding aldose epimerase family protein — translated: MTHSFRAVRLAVPFSSLLLLAACGSNKSADQTSASSPAAADSTQTKSTAMPTSASFGKTNDGTEVQLFTLTNASGAKATITNFGGTLTSLIVPDKNGKMGDVILGFDNVSGYQSPEFLKSGPYFGALIGRYGNRIKGGKFALDGKTYTLATNNGPNTLHGGKVGFDKVVWKAEPGTSADGQTLKLSYLSKDGEEGYPGNLNVAVVYTLTNDNALKIDYTATTDKATPINLTNHAYFNLNHGAGKDILGHEVTIPADRYTVVDATLIPTGELRPVKGTPFDFTTPHAIGERIAQVPGGYDHNWVLNNAATPQHAAATVYEPITGRTMEVTTDEPGIQFYTGNFLDGTLKGKGGTVYGKHAGFCLETQHFPDSPNQPKFPSTVLKPGETFHSVSTYKFGVRK
- a CDS encoding ribulokinase, which produces MEQQAATPAYVIGVDYGTDSVRAVLIDARTGAEKAQAVHHYARWKTLQYCNPARNQFRQHPLDYIEGLEAVVRRVAQQVPAADIRGLAVDTTGSTPGPVNAQGVALGLLPEFAENPNAQFVLWKDHTALDEAAEINHKARTWGGEDYTKFEGGIYSSEWFWAKIMHVLREDSAVAQAAHSWMEHCDWITLLLTGGDLASFKRSRCAAGHKAMWHESWGGLPAEEFLTHLEPKLAGLRARLFTETYTADEVAGRLSQEWAQRLGLTTDTVVAVGSFDAHAGAVAGEIEAYSMVKVMGTSTCDIVVAPTAEVGSHLVAGICGQVDGSVIPGMLGLEAGQSAFGDLLAWFRQILEWPLHNVLSSSKVLTPELQAALRDEMSDTLLVQLSAAAAAVDPAESHVLALDWVNGRRTPDANQALKGAIMNLTMGSGAPQIFRALVEAICYGSKQIVERFEQEGIAIKQVIGIGGVAKKSQFVMQTLADVLNRPIKIAVSEQAPALGSAMYAAVAAGIYPDVLTAQKAMGSGFAETYEPNPARVADYQSRYQQYQAFGQFVEAATLGQSEPVMEPETPAITTA
- a CDS encoding L-ribulose-5-phosphate 4-epimerase; translated protein: MSQYQDLKQACYDANMQLPKLGLVLFTFGNASVVDRERGVFAIKPSGVPYDTLKAEDIVILDFANNVLEGERRPSSDTKTHAVLYSHWEHIGGIVHTHSTYATSWAQAQLDIPILGTTHADHLTADIPCAPPMDDAMIAGDYEHQTGWQILNEFQRRGLSPSEVEMVLLANHAPFTWGKTVEKAVYNSAVLEEVARMAYLSCTLRPNVPRLKDALIRKHYERKHGVNSYYGQS
- the araA gene encoding L-arabinose isomerase — encoded protein: MIDISHYEAWFITGSQHLYGPETLEQVAQHSQQIAAELGTKLPIRIVYKPVLTGPQEIYKLMQEANTTENCVGLIAWMHTFSPAKMWINGLKILQKPLAHLHTQFNRDIPWADIDMDFMNTNQSAHGDREFGFIGTRMRLNRKVVVGHWQSEAVHNSLSIWSRVASAWSDWQGAKFVRFGDNMRYVAVTEGDKVEAEIKFGYSVNTYGIGDLVAVINQVSDEQVNELLSTYEQEYELSDELKDGGAKRDSLREAARIEAGMRKFLQDTGAKGFTDTFEDLHGMAQLPGIATQRLMAEGYGFGGEGDWKTSALVRAMKVMGAGLPGGNSFMEDYTYHFAPGNEQVLGSHMLEICPTISEGKVKVEVHPLGIGGKADPARLVFNCPAGPALNATIVDLGNRFRMIVNEVEAVAPEQDLPKLPVARVLWKVKPDLATGAAAWILAGGAHHTGYSQNLTAEYLEDFAEMAGIEFVIIDADTKLRTFKNELRYNEVAFRG